A stretch of the Arachis stenosperma cultivar V10309 chromosome 6, arast.V10309.gnm1.PFL2, whole genome shotgun sequence genome encodes the following:
- the LOC130934005 gene encoding uncharacterized protein LOC130934005, with protein MSPFRIVFGKPCHLPVEMQHRAYWVVKNCNPNLKGAGMERKLQLEKLECLRLEEYKNAQFYKEKAKTFHDQNIRRKSFKIGDEVLVYNSKLRLMPDKLRSRWDGPFKVVDVKPYRVVEVIHPINGIKFKINGHRVKLYHIQPKNAKELEIFLLGEVSSDQ; from the coding sequence ATGAGTCCCTTTCGTATTGTTTTCGGGAAGCCTTGTCATCTCCCTGTGGAAATGCAACATAGAGCCTATTGGGTGGTGAAGAATTGCAATCCAAATTTAAAGGGGGCGGGAATGGAACGCAAACTTCAATTGGAGAAATTAGAATGTCTTAGGCTAGAAGAATACAAGAATGCTCAgttttacaaggagaaagccaAGACATTCCATGACCAAAATATTAGGAGGAAGAGTTTTAAGATAGGTGATGAAGTGCTTGTGTACAATTCGAAGTTACGATTGATGCCCGATAAGTTGAGATCTAGATGGGACGGTCCATTCAAGGTGGTGGATGTCAAGCCTTATAGAGTGGTGGAAGTGATCCACCCTATCAATGGGATCAAGTTTAAAAtcaatggacatagggtgaaaCTCTATCACATTCAACCTAAGAATGCCAAGGAGTTGGAGATATTCCTCCTTGGAGAAGTTTCAAGTGACCAATGA